A genomic window from Clostridium aceticum includes:
- a CDS encoding sulfurtransferase TusA family protein has product MIKIPQQVIEEEKSYRDKVEDLKKGIIEAERFKPYRVSMGIYEQRDNDTYMIRTRIPSGVVSLKQLRKISELAKKHAHGYIHFTTRQDIQFHKVTLDDTVDIMEGLLEVDIVTRGTGGNTARNVGASPLSGVSQEDVFDVTPYALATTEYALKDPTMLNLPRKYKMAYSSSPEDTGNATIADLGFVAKIEDGEKGFEVYGAGGLGGSPNVAIKLEDFIPASEVLYHVQAMKELFENEGDRSNKHKARIRYILQRLGEEGFKAKYQEILQKVKEEKPLEVFFKEEIPTKQIGKPNDISHPLVTQQKDEGHYALYVHAENGNLEVENLDKVIDFIDALEYQASIRLTSTQGFFVRDLIGNDIKKLLEIVSSFTSPFDIDNSVACAGAATCKLGLCLSQNLLSAIKDRFSKVDETIKTQLPRIFISGCQNSCGQHQKGEVGLYGKAKRVADGLVPMYAVLFGGAVGVGKAVLGKDYGMIPAQKIPDFLYELANLKKESGITEVTAFVKKEKEAVVKLIDSFSSIESETENPKLYYDFGSEEKFSLKGRGPGECSAGVLDVIQLDISNAESYISDFEKTKESIKLYHASVSAARALLILKGVDTTKDRLILKEFSTHFIDTGYVKESIKKLIENLLDYKLGDLDSLEKNYEEVKYLLHRVSQMHASLNPKLEITLAKEQETEGAEDAEGVVALTTDTSLKIVDLKGVKCPINFVKAKVEIAKISSNETIGFYLDNGDPIANVPRSLAEEGHEIIKIDDKYEGYNLLIVKKK; this is encoded by the coding sequence ATGATCAAGATACCTCAGCAGGTTATTGAGGAAGAAAAAAGTTATAGAGATAAAGTAGAAGATTTGAAAAAAGGTATTATTGAGGCAGAGAGGTTTAAACCCTACAGAGTTTCTATGGGAATATATGAACAAAGGGACAATGATACTTATATGATTAGAACCAGAATTCCGTCGGGCGTAGTTAGTTTAAAACAACTAAGAAAAATCAGTGAACTGGCGAAGAAACATGCACATGGCTATATCCATTTTACAACGAGGCAAGATATTCAATTTCATAAGGTTACACTGGATGATACGGTAGACATCATGGAGGGACTTTTAGAAGTAGACATCGTTACAAGAGGTACAGGTGGAAATACTGCAAGGAATGTAGGTGCATCTCCCTTGTCTGGTGTGTCCCAAGAAGATGTATTTGACGTGACACCTTATGCTCTAGCCACAACCGAATATGCCCTTAAAGATCCTACCATGCTGAATCTACCTAGGAAATATAAGATGGCTTATTCCAGTTCTCCAGAGGATACGGGAAATGCAACCATTGCTGACTTAGGCTTTGTTGCAAAAATAGAAGACGGAGAAAAAGGCTTCGAGGTATACGGTGCTGGGGGATTGGGAGGCAGTCCTAATGTGGCTATTAAGCTAGAAGATTTCATTCCTGCTTCAGAAGTGCTGTATCATGTTCAAGCCATGAAGGAGTTGTTTGAAAATGAAGGAGACAGAAGCAACAAGCATAAGGCTCGTATAAGATATATACTACAACGCTTAGGTGAAGAAGGCTTTAAAGCCAAATATCAAGAGATTTTACAAAAAGTTAAAGAAGAGAAGCCGCTGGAGGTCTTTTTTAAGGAAGAAATTCCGACTAAACAGATAGGTAAACCCAATGATATTTCACATCCTCTTGTAACACAGCAAAAGGACGAAGGACATTACGCTTTATATGTGCATGCTGAAAATGGCAATCTAGAGGTTGAAAATCTTGACAAAGTGATTGATTTTATAGATGCCCTAGAATATCAAGCTTCTATAAGATTAACCAGTACCCAGGGATTTTTTGTAAGGGATTTGATAGGAAATGATATAAAAAAGTTACTGGAAATCGTAAGCAGCTTTACTTCTCCATTTGATATTGATAATTCAGTTGCATGTGCTGGTGCTGCCACCTGTAAACTGGGTTTATGTTTATCACAAAACCTTTTATCCGCTATAAAAGATAGATTTTCAAAGGTAGATGAGACCATAAAAACACAGCTTCCAAGAATTTTTATTTCTGGTTGCCAAAACTCTTGTGGGCAACATCAAAAAGGAGAAGTTGGTTTATATGGTAAAGCCAAAAGGGTAGCTGACGGATTAGTACCTATGTACGCTGTGTTGTTTGGGGGAGCTGTAGGTGTAGGTAAGGCTGTTTTAGGTAAGGACTATGGCATGATTCCAGCCCAAAAGATCCCAGACTTTTTATATGAGTTAGCTAACCTCAAAAAAGAGAGTGGGATAACAGAGGTTACAGCCTTTGTAAAAAAAGAAAAAGAGGCAGTAGTTAAACTGATAGACAGTTTTTCCAGCATAGAGTCTGAAACCGAGAATCCTAAGCTATATTATGATTTTGGTTCAGAGGAAAAGTTTTCTCTTAAAGGCAGAGGGCCGGGAGAATGTAGCGCAGGTGTGTTAGATGTTATTCAACTGGACATTTCCAACGCCGAGAGCTATATCAGTGACTTTGAAAAGACAAAGGAATCCATCAAACTATATCATGCCAGCGTGTCAGCAGCAAGGGCACTCCTAATACTGAAGGGTGTAGATACGACAAAGGATAGATTGATTCTTAAAGAATTTTCCACTCATTTTATAGATACAGGTTATGTAAAAGAAAGTATAAAAAAGCTGATAGAGAACCTTTTAGATTATAAACTTGGAGATTTAGACAGCTTAGAAAAAAATTATGAAGAAGTAAAATACCTGCTTCACAGGGTGAGCCAGATGCATGCATCCTTAAATCCAAAGTTAGAAATTACATTGGCTAAAGAGCAGGAAACAGAAGGTGCAGAAGATGCAGAGGGAGTAGTGGCGTTAACGACGGATACTTCATTAAAGATCGTGGACTTAAAGGGTGTAAAGTGCCCCATCAATTTTGTTAAGGCAAAGGTAGAAATAGCGAAAATTTCATCCAACGAGACCATAGGCTTTTATTTAGACAATGGAGACCCTATAGCAAATGTTCCTAGAAGTCTTGCTGAAGAAGGGCATGAAATTATAAAAATAGATGATAAGTATGAGGGATATAACTTGCTTATTGTCAAGAAAAAATAG